A genomic window from Litoreibacter janthinus includes:
- a CDS encoding aldehyde dehydrogenase family protein → MTERKALFAADMAALGLGLYPQSLVAGDLVDGAGDAITLVDPFTEQPFTSYADAGVAVAHAACAAAQTAQHQWAKSLSAAARGQVMQDISRAVLGHAEPLARLESLVAGKPIRDCRVEVAKVAEMFAYYGGWADKLHGEVIPVPSGHLNYTLREPLGVVFQITPWNAPIFTAGWQIAPAIATGNGVVIKPSELTPVTTVALVRIAEEAGLPKGLVNVLCGLGPTSGQAAIEHDAVRKVVFVGSPATGRRVAVAAAQALKPVVLELGGKSANIVFDDANLKHACLGAQAAIFSGAGQSCVAGSRLLVHHSIHSEFVDMLSAGMNSIRLGDPLDEATEIGPISNGRQYAHVQDMLRSAKESGATVLARKAKPESGFFVPPTVLTGLTNQAHAAQTEIFGPVVTALPFGDEEEAINLANDTQFGLAGAVWTADVGRAHRMADAVRAGTFWINSYKAIHVSSPFGGSLDSGYGRSSGTDVLMEYTAAKSVWLDSGATPKIAFGYVS, encoded by the coding sequence ATGACCGAACGCAAAGCGCTATTTGCCGCAGACATGGCTGCTCTTGGTCTGGGCCTATATCCCCAGAGTTTGGTTGCGGGCGATTTGGTCGATGGCGCGGGTGACGCCATCACCTTGGTCGATCCCTTCACCGAACAGCCATTTACCAGTTATGCAGATGCTGGTGTCGCTGTCGCGCATGCAGCCTGTGCTGCTGCGCAAACGGCGCAACACCAGTGGGCGAAATCACTTTCGGCGGCGGCGCGTGGGCAGGTGATGCAAGACATCTCCCGCGCGGTTCTGGGCCATGCCGAACCACTCGCGCGACTGGAGTCGCTTGTCGCTGGCAAACCAATCCGAGACTGCCGTGTAGAAGTGGCGAAGGTTGCGGAGATGTTCGCCTATTACGGTGGCTGGGCCGACAAACTGCATGGCGAAGTTATTCCCGTCCCCTCCGGCCATCTTAACTATACTTTACGCGAGCCATTGGGCGTGGTCTTTCAGATAACTCCATGGAACGCACCGATCTTCACGGCGGGTTGGCAAATTGCCCCTGCAATCGCCACGGGCAACGGCGTTGTTATAAAGCCGAGCGAACTGACACCCGTGACGACTGTCGCGCTTGTTAGGATTGCTGAAGAAGCAGGTTTGCCCAAAGGGCTGGTCAATGTGCTGTGCGGCCTTGGACCAACGTCCGGGCAAGCAGCAATCGAGCATGATGCCGTGCGAAAAGTTGTCTTCGTAGGCTCCCCCGCGACGGGACGTCGGGTGGCTGTTGCGGCAGCGCAGGCCCTCAAGCCTGTTGTCCTGGAGCTAGGCGGGAAATCCGCAAACATCGTATTTGACGACGCCAATCTGAAACATGCCTGCCTTGGCGCACAGGCCGCCATCTTCTCGGGTGCGGGCCAGAGCTGCGTCGCGGGTTCGCGTTTGCTGGTGCATCATTCCATCCATTCGGAGTTTGTAGACATGCTATCTGCGGGGATGAATTCAATCCGTTTGGGCGATCCGCTGGACGAAGCAACCGAAATAGGGCCGATCAGCAACGGGCGCCAGTACGCTCATGTCCAAGACATGCTGCGCAGCGCAAAGGAAAGCGGAGCCACCGTTTTGGCGCGGAAGGCTAAGCCAGAAAGCGGGTTCTTTGTGCCGCCAACTGTTCTGACTGGGTTGACCAATCAGGCACACGCCGCGCAGACGGAAATCTTTGGTCCGGTGGTCACCGCCCTGCCGTTTGGCGACGAGGAGGAGGCCATTAACCTGGCCAATGACACCCAATTCGGATTGGCGGGTGCTGTCTGGACTGCGGATGTCGGACGGGCGCACCGCATGGCCGACGCCGTGCGAGCGGGCACGTTTTGGATCAACAGCTACAAAGCAATCCATGTGTCGTCACCCTTTGGTGGGTCGCTAGATTCCGGATATGGGCGGTCGAGTGGCACGGATGTGTTGATGGAATACACCGCCGCAAAAAGCGTTTGGCTCGATAGCGGGGCAACCCCTAAGATCGCCTTCGGATACGTCTCGTAG
- a CDS encoding VOC family protein, whose protein sequence is MNASFGIDHPLIAVRDIHRLRELLIAMGFNMTAIGKHPWGTSTSLAMFQGCLIEIMGIYDEGLLDEVPAGDFRFGRHIYDHLQVREGVALTALHSTDSLRDAKTAAKAGYTVAGHLEFGRDVSLPDGAQGRTKTTLALLPDCTWPRLSFFLCQQHRPELIYVPQWLEHENTVFGMCGTTILATESEHAALQAKLSALYGTVRACEGGFVVQTANGVLRVLTREAVIAEFGPLPEDVDQDHQPAIIAMDLKFREWETLRMCLGRSGVGFKECDAGFDLSNSTRTGNTFLRFRKG, encoded by the coding sequence ATGAACGCGTCTTTCGGCATTGATCACCCACTCATAGCAGTGCGCGACATTCATCGTCTGCGCGAATTGTTGATCGCGATGGGGTTCAATATGACCGCGATCGGCAAACACCCTTGGGGCACAAGCACAAGCTTGGCGATGTTTCAGGGCTGTCTAATTGAGATCATGGGGATCTATGATGAGGGCCTGCTGGACGAAGTGCCTGCTGGTGACTTCCGATTTGGGCGACATATTTATGACCACCTCCAAGTCCGAGAGGGCGTGGCGCTGACAGCGCTCCACAGTACGGATTCCTTGAGAGATGCTAAAACGGCCGCCAAAGCGGGATACACCGTTGCCGGACATCTGGAGTTTGGCCGCGATGTCTCATTGCCCGATGGCGCTCAAGGGCGAACCAAGACGACACTGGCACTGCTTCCGGACTGCACGTGGCCAAGACTTTCGTTTTTCTTGTGCCAGCAACATCGCCCAGAATTAATCTATGTCCCTCAGTGGCTTGAACATGAAAATACCGTTTTCGGAATGTGCGGAACGACGATTCTAGCGACCGAATCCGAGCATGCAGCACTTCAAGCGAAGCTTTCAGCTCTCTATGGGACCGTACGCGCGTGCGAAGGTGGATTCGTGGTTCAAACGGCAAACGGAGTGCTGCGCGTCCTGACTCGTGAGGCTGTAATCGCAGAGTTTGGACCGTTGCCGGAAGACGTTGATCAGGATCACCAGCCCGCGATCATTGCTATGGATTTAAAGTTCCGTGAATGGGAGACATTGCGCATGTGCCTCGGGCGCAGTGGCGTGGGCTTTAAAGAATGTGACGCTGGCTTTGATCTTTCGAATTCAACGCGAACCGGAAATACGTTCCTGAGATTCAGGAAAGGATAG
- a CDS encoding S49 family peptidase: MKRFIPFMKSPPTVNVVALSGVIAAGGRGGNLNDAGLASLLQKAFKKGKPAAVALQLNSPGGSPVQSSLIGARIRRLADEHNMPVFAFVEDVAASGGYWLAASADEIYVDPSSIVGSIGVISASFGFHELMQRQGVERRVHTAGKDKSMLDPFRPERPADVKRLKALQAQIHDTFIAHVKSRRGSKLSEDGVLFTGEIWVGAKAIDVGLADAVGHLVPVMKERFGDDVRFNAFGPKRSLFQRFGARVLTDTIEQLDEKALWAQFGL; encoded by the coding sequence ATGAAACGTTTTATCCCGTTTATGAAGTCGCCCCCGACGGTGAATGTCGTCGCACTGAGTGGCGTGATCGCGGCTGGCGGCCGTGGGGGGAACTTGAACGATGCGGGGCTCGCTTCGCTTCTTCAAAAGGCGTTCAAGAAGGGCAAACCGGCTGCGGTCGCCTTGCAACTGAATTCACCTGGCGGCTCTCCGGTGCAAAGCTCTTTGATCGGCGCGCGGATACGTCGGTTGGCGGATGAGCACAATATGCCTGTTTTTGCCTTTGTCGAAGACGTTGCGGCCTCGGGCGGCTATTGGCTGGCAGCCAGCGCGGATGAGATTTATGTCGACCCTAGCTCCATCGTTGGCTCCATCGGGGTGATCTCGGCCAGTTTCGGCTTTCACGAGCTGATGCAGCGCCAAGGGGTGGAGCGTCGGGTTCATACCGCGGGCAAAGACAAATCCATGCTGGATCCTTTCCGCCCGGAACGCCCCGCCGATGTAAAGCGGCTCAAAGCGCTTCAAGCCCAGATTCACGACACGTTCATCGCTCATGTGAAAAGCCGTCGCGGCTCTAAGCTGTCTGAGGATGGCGTTTTGTTCACGGGCGAAATCTGGGTAGGCGCGAAAGCCATTGATGTCGGCCTCGCCGATGCAGTGGGTCATCTGGTTCCGGTGATGAAAGAGCGTTTCGGGGACGACGTTCGCTTCAACGCATTCGGGCCGAAAAGGTCGCTGTTCCAACGCTTCGGGGCGCGCGTGCTGACTGACACGATTGAACAGCTGGACGAAAAGGCGCTATGGGCGCAGTTCGGGCTGTGA
- a CDS encoding calcium/sodium antiporter: protein MLEILGAIGGLVILLLAGDALVRGAVNLSLRLGIPALIVSLTVVAFGTSAPELLIAIQAVIDGVPGLALGNVVGSNTANVLLVLGIPALFAGLPTSESDTKKSFVQMIAATLLFIAVCFFGPITWMHALVLLAGMAVILTDQFRDALSGRAAATVEPPEGADPTMAGWKVTAYLLTGLIGLPLGASLLVDNASAIATRMGVSETIIGLTLVAVGTSLPELATTVVAAMRKHADVALGNVIGSNLFNLLVIIGVAGLVGPIPVPEAFLRFDLWVMLASSLILIPVVFWHKDLGKRWGVALCALYVVYIAIVLLAEV from the coding sequence ATGTTGGAAATTCTGGGAGCAATAGGCGGGCTGGTGATCCTGCTGTTGGCCGGTGACGCGCTGGTACGCGGTGCCGTTAACCTGTCACTTCGACTAGGTATTCCCGCATTGATTGTCAGCTTGACCGTCGTCGCTTTCGGCACCTCAGCGCCAGAGCTTCTGATTGCTATCCAAGCCGTCATCGATGGCGTCCCGGGCTTGGCCTTGGGCAACGTGGTCGGCTCGAACACGGCCAATGTTCTGTTGGTTTTGGGCATCCCCGCGCTGTTTGCTGGATTGCCGACCAGTGAATCCGACACAAAGAAAAGCTTCGTCCAGATGATCGCCGCGACGCTGCTGTTTATCGCAGTGTGTTTCTTTGGCCCGATCACGTGGATGCACGCATTGGTTTTGCTGGCAGGTATGGCGGTGATTTTGACCGACCAGTTCCGCGACGCCCTCTCCGGCCGCGCTGCTGCGACAGTCGAGCCACCCGAGGGCGCAGACCCGACAATGGCCGGCTGGAAAGTCACAGCCTACCTGCTGACGGGCCTGATCGGTTTGCCGTTGGGCGCAAGTTTGCTGGTCGACAACGCCAGTGCAATCGCCACACGCATGGGCGTGTCGGAAACGATCATCGGCCTGACACTGGTCGCCGTCGGGACATCGCTGCCCGAACTCGCAACGACCGTCGTCGCCGCAATGCGAAAACATGCAGATGTCGCGCTGGGGAACGTGATTGGATCAAACCTGTTCAACCTGTTGGTCATCATTGGTGTGGCTGGGCTTGTTGGGCCGATCCCCGTGCCAGAGGCCTTCCTGCGCTTCGATCTGTGGGTGATGCTGGCCTCGTCCCTGATCCTCATTCCCGTGGTGTTCTGGCACAAGGACCTGGGTAAGCGTTGGGGCGTGGCACTTTGCGCGCTATATGTCGTCTACATCGCAATCGTGTTGCTAGCTGAGGTTTAA
- a CDS encoding serine O-acetyltransferase: protein MSTANSLVNDVRALLESAPDVGDVLGLATGSADSFASLAGDLLDGMCGGNTAIGKIVKRVYDTNASLIEQSVYDITETARRNFEPGGRAATLLFARGVHATMAHRVAHQLWVDGDHNLALAVKSTSGRAFATDIHPAAQIAAGLWLDHGLGIVIGETCVIEEDVSIWHSVTLGGTLRDSGPTRHPRLGRGVVVGAGAILLGNISVGAGANVGAGAVVVEDVPPATVVVGPKARNVGAAKVDFAPKKNRTG, encoded by the coding sequence ATGAGCACAGCGAACTCCTTGGTGAACGACGTCCGGGCTTTGCTTGAAAGCGCGCCCGACGTCGGAGATGTGCTGGGACTCGCCACGGGATCAGCCGATAGCTTCGCATCGCTTGCAGGCGATTTGTTGGATGGTATGTGCGGTGGCAATACCGCCATCGGCAAGATCGTCAAGCGCGTGTATGACACTAACGCGAGCCTGATCGAGCAGTCGGTCTATGACATCACAGAAACCGCCCGTCGCAACTTCGAGCCTGGGGGAAGGGCCGCCACGTTGCTATTTGCGCGGGGTGTTCATGCCACGATGGCGCATCGCGTGGCGCATCAGCTTTGGGTGGATGGTGATCACAACCTCGCCCTGGCGGTGAAGTCCACCAGCGGAAGAGCCTTCGCAACGGACATTCATCCTGCTGCGCAAATTGCTGCTGGGCTTTGGTTGGATCACGGGTTGGGGATCGTCATTGGCGAGACTTGCGTGATCGAAGAAGACGTCTCCATCTGGCACAGCGTCACGCTAGGCGGCACGCTTAGGGATAGCGGTCCAACGCGTCATCCTCGATTAGGGCGTGGCGTGGTCGTCGGGGCCGGTGCCATCTTATTGGGAAACATTAGTGTCGGTGCAGGGGCAAACGTCGGGGCCGGAGCTGTCGTGGTCGAAGACGTCCCTCCCGCCACTGTCGTTGTCGGCCCGAAGGCACGCAATGTCGGCGCCGCAAAGGTGGATTTCGCGCCTAAAAAGAACCGAACGGGATGA
- a CDS encoding aminotransferase class III-fold pyridoxal phosphate-dependent enzyme: MKDSNFLNENNARHMWHPMGHPGASQAHPPRIISSAQGSTITDMKGQTVVDGVGGLWCVNVGYSCEPIKKAIADQLQVLPYYSAFAGTSNEPAIELSYELREMFAPDGMGRAFFTSGGSDAVETSLRLARQYHKVRGEASRTKFLSLKKGYHGTHFGGASVNGNNRFRINYEPLLPGCFHIPSPYPYRNPFNETDPAKLAQLCAAAMIDEIEFQGANTIAAFIMEPIQGAGGVIVPDKSFMGLMRDICTRYGILMIADEVITGYGRTGDWSGSRHWGVQPDMMTMAKGITSGYFPFGACMVSEAVAEVFETGDPDMASIFHGYTYSAHPVGSAAALACIRETQRLKINENAAPRGDQLFAGLLALKDKYEIVGDVRGGHGLMAAIELVADPATKAAAKPGTLATVFNTAYDAGAMVRIGGNNLMMSPPLIITEAEVETVLSALDAGLAAVSG; encoded by the coding sequence ATGAAAGACTCGAACTTCCTGAACGAAAACAATGCCCGCCACATGTGGCACCCAATGGGGCACCCCGGCGCGTCGCAGGCCCATCCTCCACGCATCATTTCTTCGGCACAGGGATCGACCATTACCGACATGAAGGGGCAAACCGTCGTCGACGGGGTTGGCGGGTTGTGGTGTGTGAATGTCGGCTATTCATGCGAGCCGATCAAGAAAGCCATCGCGGATCAGCTTCAGGTCCTACCTTACTACTCGGCCTTCGCGGGCACATCGAACGAGCCTGCGATCGAGTTGAGCTACGAGCTGCGCGAGATGTTTGCGCCCGACGGTATGGGACGCGCGTTCTTTACCTCAGGCGGCTCTGACGCTGTTGAAACATCGCTGCGCCTTGCGCGGCAATATCACAAAGTGCGTGGCGAAGCCTCGCGGACCAAGTTTCTGTCCCTCAAAAAGGGCTACCATGGCACGCATTTTGGCGGGGCCTCGGTGAACGGGAACAACCGCTTCCGCATCAACTACGAGCCGTTGCTTCCGGGATGTTTCCACATTCCGTCCCCCTACCCTTACCGCAACCCGTTTAACGAGACCGATCCCGCCAAGTTGGCGCAGCTTTGCGCGGCAGCGATGATAGACGAGATCGAATTTCAAGGCGCCAATACCATTGCAGCCTTCATCATGGAGCCTATCCAAGGCGCTGGCGGGGTCATCGTGCCAGATAAGAGCTTCATGGGGCTAATGCGCGACATCTGCACCCGGTACGGCATCCTGATGATCGCTGACGAAGTGATTACAGGCTACGGGCGCACCGGCGACTGGTCCGGCTCGCGGCATTGGGGCGTGCAGCCGGATATGATGACGATGGCTAAGGGCATCACCTCCGGCTACTTCCCGTTTGGAGCGTGCATGGTGTCCGAAGCTGTGGCCGAGGTGTTCGAGACGGGCGATCCTGACATGGCGTCGATCTTCCACGGCTACACCTATTCCGCACATCCCGTCGGATCCGCAGCGGCACTGGCCTGCATCCGAGAAACGCAGCGACTGAAAATCAATGAAAACGCTGCCCCGCGAGGGGACCAACTCTTCGCCGGACTACTTGCGCTGAAGGACAAATACGAGATCGTCGGTGACGTGCGCGGCGGGCACGGGTTGATGGCTGCAATCGAACTGGTCGCTGACCCAGCAACCAAAGCGGCTGCGAAGCCGGGCACGCTCGCCACCGTCTTCAACACGGCCTATGACGCTGGTGCTATGGTTCGCATCGGCGGGAACAACTTGATGATGTCCCCACCGTTGATCATCACAGAAGCCGAGGTAGAGACCGTCCTGTCCGCGCTGGATGCGGGCCTTGCTGCCGTCTCTGGGTGA
- a CDS encoding NAD(P)-dependent oxidoreductase, whose amino-acid sequence MKLGVIGCGNMGGGMVAHLLEMGLSVLCYDPAHDNLERMAQLGADMAASAADLARKCDRIILSLPKAAVIEFVMDEIVSHLTSGTIVLDTSTSEPEISQKMATIAASQKCHFVDGPVSGGPIAARNGTMTMLLGGDQGAIDALRPLTDILTAKTVVVGGPGAGHAAKIANNMLCAANLVLVAEAVRLGQAAGVAPADLLEGINAGSGRSGVSEVNFPKWVLTDAFDSGFTMGLMRKDVGLALDLAKAKGVALDGFASIADLWLTKSQNISDAADFNEITKLDGGRNQ is encoded by the coding sequence ATGAAACTGGGAGTTATCGGGTGTGGCAACATGGGGGGCGGTATGGTCGCTCACTTGTTGGAAATGGGGCTGAGCGTGCTTTGCTATGATCCGGCACACGACAATCTGGAGCGCATGGCGCAACTTGGCGCGGACATGGCGGCAAGCGCTGCGGATCTGGCGCGTAAATGCGACCGGATCATCCTGTCTCTGCCCAAGGCTGCGGTCATTGAGTTCGTCATGGACGAAATTGTCTCACACCTCACGTCCGGCACCATCGTGCTGGACACCTCTACCTCGGAGCCTGAGATCTCCCAAAAGATGGCGACGATTGCAGCATCGCAAAAGTGCCACTTCGTTGATGGCCCTGTCAGCGGTGGCCCAATAGCCGCGCGCAACGGCACGATGACAATGCTGCTTGGCGGGGATCAAGGGGCGATTGACGCTCTGCGCCCGCTTACAGATATTCTGACCGCGAAAACCGTTGTTGTGGGAGGCCCCGGTGCCGGACATGCCGCGAAGATCGCCAACAACATGCTGTGCGCGGCAAACCTTGTTTTAGTGGCAGAGGCCGTACGGCTTGGCCAAGCGGCGGGCGTTGCGCCCGCGGACCTGTTAGAGGGGATCAATGCAGGCTCTGGCCGCAGCGGCGTGAGCGAAGTGAATTTTCCGAAGTGGGTGCTGACTGACGCCTTCGATTCCGGCTTTACCATGGGGCTGATGCGCAAGGACGTTGGGCTGGCGCTGGACTTGGCAAAAGCCAAAGGCGTTGCGCTAGACGGGTTTGCATCAATTGCAGACCTATGGCTGACGAAATCCCAGAATATCTCGGACGCCGCGGACTTCAATGAAATCACTAAGCTGGACGGAGGACGCAACCAATGA